From the genome of Pirellulales bacterium:
CCACAGATCGACGATCGCGCCGACGTTCTTGGCCGGTACGCTGGAAAGCAGTAGCAACAGCGCATCGGTCGTGTGAATGAATTCAAAGGCTTTGCCTTGCCGCGCTTCGGGAGCAGTGATCAGGCCGACACCCAGGCGCATGCCGTGCGGTTCGAGCGCCTTCGCCAGCTCGGCGAGCCGTTTACGGATGGTCTCAAACCGCTGGTGAAAGGGCTGCTCGTCGTTGGCGGGCTCGAGCCAGCTGAGGGCCCGACGGAAGCCCCCTTCGGCCGCGACCGTGGCCCATTCGTTCAATTGGGCCAGATCCGCGCGAAAAGTCGTTTCGTCGCCTTGCCAGCGCGTCGGCAGTTCGAATTCGCCGACTTGCAACTTGGCGCTATCCAGCAATCGCCGGGCGTGTGCCGCACCGTGCGATTTGACCTGCGCGACATACTCCATCACATCCAGACCGAGCCCGCGAAATCCGAATGACAGGGCCGACTCGATCAACTCACTCTGACTCCCCGAAAGGCCCAGGGCCTTGGGGCTCAGATTCTTGAACATCCGCTCCTCCGGTACCTCGATTCGCTGCACTGTTGACCAAAACGGCATTATGGCAAATTGCGGCGTTTCTTCAACCGCGGTGGCGCGCCGCCAGCATCCTGTGCATCGCGGGAACGACGCGGATTTGTTTTCCGCAGCCGACGTGTGGGATTGAGCTATATTTGACGATTCGCCGGCCCACGTCTCAGGGCCATCAGACGCTATCAACCTGTCCATGGCACGCCGGACGAAGGGCGTGGCTGTGCTACGTTTCAGCGCTTACTTTTCAATACTTGCGAGCACCTGCGCATGGAATACCTTCGCATCATCATCCTGGGCATCGTGCAGGGAATCACCGAGTTCCTGCCGATCAGCTCCGACGGCCACCTGGTGGTCGCCGATCAGCTCGTCGAGCGGTTTTCCTCGGTGCCGCTTTCGAAGCAAAGCATCATCGTCACGATCATCCTGCACTTGGGTACGCTGGCCGCGATCCTGATCGTCTACAGGGAGCAGATCCTGCGTTTGCTCACCAAGGACTGGCGTGTCATCGGGCTGTTGATCGTGGGAACCATTCCGGCGGCCGTCACCGGTTTGGTGCTCGAAGAGCTTTTCGAAGATTATCTGGTCAACCCACTGCTGACCGGCTGCCTTCTGCCCCTGAACGGATTATTGCTGTTTTACATCGACCGCAAGAAGCAGGGGGACGTCGAGTACGAGAACCTGAGCTACAAGCAAGCACTCTTTATCGGCTGCTGCCAGGCGTTCGCGCCGCTGCCGGGCATCTCGCGCAGCGGTACCACGATCGCCGGAGGTCTGGCGGCCGGAATGCGTCGCGACGCGGCCGCCACGTTTTCCTTCCTGCTCGCCATTCCCGCCATCGGCGGCGCGGTGACCGTGGCCTTTGCCAAGCTCTTGATCAAGGGAGCCGAGGACCTTCCCTCGCCCGGCGTGTTGGTCTTGGGGGCCGTGATCTCATTCGTTGTCGGCCTGGTGTCGCTACGTCTCTTGCTGCGGCTGTTGCGCGAAGGACTGCTCGACCCGTTCGGCTACTGGTGCATCGCGCTGGGGCTGGGTGTCGTTATTTGGAAGTTGTTCAGTTGAGCGGGGCGCGAGCGTTTACTTGGCGCGGATCGGCACCCAAATTATTCAATTAGTGGAATTATTCAACGCGAAAAAAGCACTTCGCGTTCCGTCGAAACAGCGCGGCAGGTAAAGGGCCGAGCGAAACGGGGTCGCCGATAACGGGACGGCACGGACGAAGTGACGATCGTGTTTCTGTCGGGCCAAAGGCCCGCAGCTCACATCTCGTCGAGCCGCAGTTGCTCGGCGGCGATGCGGTAGAGCGTCCGCTCGAGGCGACGGTGATGTCGCGGCGCTTGGGGCCGGGCGTGAGCATGCCCTCGTAGAATTCGCGCAGCCGTTCGATAGGCCGGCGGTTGCGAACGTCCTCGGCTCCAGGTCCCATTTTACCGGCCGGAGTGGCCTGATTTCGAGACCGGATTTGTCGATTAGTTCGCGTCCGCGTAAGTGCGCGGAAGCCTTGTCGGGCGTCGTCCCTACGAGGGGCTGAGGCTTGTGGCGCGCACAAAAAAGCGAGGCGCCACTGGGGCGCCTCGCGTTGAAATGCATCCTTGATTGAGCAAACGCTCTTCTACACGACCTGCGTTACGCCCGGCGTGGCCACGACCGGCGTCGGCGGCGAGGCGGTCCAGGCGTATTCCTTCGGTGCGAGGTTGATATCCGAACCGAGCGCCTGCTCCCAGGTAATCATCTTGCCCGAGTAGGTCGCCATGCGGCCGAGAAT
Proteins encoded in this window:
- a CDS encoding sugar phosphate isomerase/epimerase, which codes for MFKNLSPKALGLSGSQSELIESALSFGFRGLGLDVMEYVAQVKSHGAAHARRLLDSAKLQVGEFELPTRWQGDETTFRADLAQLNEWATVAAEGGFRRALSWLEPANDEQPFHQRFETIRKRLAELAKALEPHGMRLGVGLITAPEARQGKAFEFIHTTDALLLLLSSVPAKNVGAIVDLWDLHVTGSSLEALKKLGGERLIAARLADAPADVPAGELKASQRMLPGEGGALDSSAALVALAEMGFDGPVTPAAHPDQLKGLRREASIKRAGQALDKVWKAAGLSPAGKLASQPARR
- a CDS encoding undecaprenyl-diphosphate phosphatase codes for the protein MEYLRIIILGIVQGITEFLPISSDGHLVVADQLVERFSSVPLSKQSIIVTIILHLGTLAAILIVYREQILRLLTKDWRVIGLLIVGTIPAAVTGLVLEELFEDYLVNPLLTGCLLPLNGLLLFYIDRKKQGDVEYENLSYKQALFIGCCQAFAPLPGISRSGTTIAGGLAAGMRRDAAATFSFLLAIPAIGGAVTVAFAKLLIKGAEDLPSPGVLVLGAVISFVVGLVSLRLLLRLLREGLLDPFGYWCIALGLGVVIWKLFS